AGGGAGCTTCAAAATTCTCGTATATCCGCCGTTTCTCCCTTCGTACCTGACAGCTATATCTTCAAAAAGTTTCTTTACAGCCGATCTGTTGGGAAGTATGGCTAAGGCTCTTCTCCTTGAGGCGAGATCTCCCCTCTTGGCTAAGGTTACGAGCCTTTCCACTATTGGTCTTACCGCCTTTGCCTTCTGAAGAGACGTCTCTATCCTCTCCTCTTTTATGAGGGCTAAAACCAGCGATCTGTAAAGGGCTTTTCTCTGTTCTCTTGTTCTGTCAAAACGCTTCT
This region of Hydrogenobacter sp. genomic DNA includes:
- the rplQ gene encoding 50S ribosomal protein L17, translated to MRHKVKKKRFDRTREQRKALYRSLVLALIKEERIETSLQKAKAVRPIVERLVTLAKRGDLASRRRALAILPNRSAVKKLFEDIAVRYEGRNGGYTRILKLPVRRVGDGCELAILEFVE